The genome window TTACACCAGTTGAAATAATTTGATCGTTGACTTTTACAGAAATATTTTTATCAATACGTTCATTGTAATGATTCGCGCAAATAGAACCAGCCTCAAAATTTACATTTTCACCAATTAAACTATTTCCAACAAAATTGAAATGTGCTATTGCAGATTTTTCAAAAAGAATTGCTTGTTTTACTTCTGATCCCGGGCCAACAATAACCGAATTCGCAAGAAAAATTGGTCCACGTAAATACGCATGCGCTCCGATAAAACAATTTTCTGAAATAATAATTGTTCCTTTTAGTGTAACTCCTTTCTCTACAGTTGCAGATTTATGAATCGCAACACTACCTTCGATCGTATAATCATCAGATAGTTGCTGAATTTTATTGGTAATAATTTCCTCTAAATTATCTACGATTTCCCAAGGTTGCTGATTTACATTTTCTGGAAAGTGAGACAAAAAACTTTTTATATAATCTTGAATATTTATCATTTCTAAATTTAAAAAATCTAGAAATAAATTATATCAAAAAAAGGTTATTAAAATAGTTAAACCTCTATTTTTCTTCCAACGTAATAGGAACGCCAGCATAGAAATCTAATACTTTTTGTTTGAAAATATAGTTATATTTCGCTTGCAACATTTGCGATTCTGCAACCATCATATCATTACGCGAACGGTTAAAATCATATTGATTAATTACACCGGCATTGTAAGATTTTTGCGCAAAATCGTATGAAATTTTCGCATATTTTACCGCTTCTTTCGACGAATCGTATGACGCATAAGAACTATTTACTTCGAAATAAGCAGACTGAACATTTTTCAACACCTCTTGTTTCGATTGTAAAAGACCAACTTTTGCTAAATCCTCGTTGATTAATGCTTTCTGAATATTAATTTTATAGGAATATTGATTCCAAATTGGAATAGTCACACCAACTCCAAAAACACCTGTTACATTATGTCCTAATTGCTCTAATAACGCATCTTGGCGTAATCTCTTGTTGAAATATTGCAGATAGTTCGTTCCGAAATTGAAACTTCCTGTCACTTTTGGAAATAATGAAGTTCGCGCGATTTGAGTTTCTTTCGCAGCAACATCAATTTGCAATTCGGCATGTTTGACAGAAGGCTGATTTTGATAAGCCGTTTCCACCACATCATCCAAATTATACAATTGAGACGTAACATTATCTGGAATCTTCACATCGGTTACAGCAAAATTTCGGTAATCATTTAATTGCAACAACATCGCTAAATTGAACAATGCACGCTCTATTTCGATTTGTGCATTTACCACTTCACGTGTATTTGTCGCGACTTCAGATTCAGATTGAGCTACAACAGATTGAGCTACAGATCCAGCTTTAAACTTTTTTTGATTTTGATCCAATAATTGTTTCGAAATAGTTAGATTTCCAACTGCAACTTGTTTCAATTCTTTGTTCAATAAAACCGCCAAATAATAATTCGCTACTTGCAACGAAATATCATTTATCGTCATCGCAGTTTGCACTTTCGACGCTTCCAATTCCAAAGCAGCTTTGTCTTTATTCAATTGAACAACTCCACCACTATAAATATTAATGCTAGATTGTACACCAAATGAATGCGCAAATTGATAATATCCCTTTTCTATTGTTGGATTATACGTTCCGATTGTAAAATTAGTATCTACATAACCCGAAACCGTTGGCAACCATGCATTGTAGGTTAACTCTAAATTTTTATTGAAAATTTCTTGGTTGATGGTATTCTGCTGAACAGTCAAATTATTTTTCGAAGCATACTCAATACACTTTTCAATTGTCCATTCTTCTTGGGCAAACGAAGAAAGAGAAGTAATAAATAGTAAAGTAAAAAATAATTGTTTCATAGACTATTCTTGTCAGAAAATTAAAGATATAAAATAAGTCGAATTTCTAACCAAAATGTTACGAAATTCGACTTAAAGTTTTATTTGGTCAGTAAATTAACCTTTAATTTTTGAAGCAATTGCAAATTCTTCTGCAAAAGCAGCGATTCTTTCTGCAACTTCTTTTTCCTCTGTTGCTCTTTCGTAAGAACTAGACATCGAAATTAAAATTTGGTGAAAGAAACGTTTCATATCATCTTGTGTCATTTCTTTTGTCCACAAATCGATGCGCAAAGCTTCTTTTGCTTTATCATCCCAAACAGAAAGTAACATTGCTTTTGTTTCTTCGTGACTAATTCCACCGTCTGGTGCATTCCAAGTCATTTTTTCTGGTACGTGATTTTCGTCCAATTCAATCTCTACCGTAATATTTGTTGTTCTCATAACTTCTAATTATTAGTTTATTTCACAAAATGGTAAACTTTACCATCAATTGTTTTTGTTGTATAATTTGTTGAATTATTACTTTCTAAAGCTGGCTTATATTTAGAATCTTTGAAGATTTTTTGACCATCCATATCATCTAACAAAGCTTTCAATTCTACCTTCGGATTCTCTTTCATGTATTGGCGAATAATTTGCAAACCAATCCAAGCCGCAATTCTTCCTGGAGAATCTTGTTCTATTTCATTATTAAATTTTGAAAATGGACTAACTGCTAAAAAGCGTTTATCCAAAGAAGCATCTGAACTGAATACATAATTTTGCTCCACAAAAAAGTTCCAAATTTGACCTTCGTTCTCAATACACCACTGAATTTGTTCTGGCGTGTAACCAACTTTATATTCGTCTGGTGTAAC of Empedobacter falsenii contains these proteins:
- a CDS encoding DapH/DapD/GlmU-related protein, whose product is MINIQDYIKSFLSHFPENVNQQPWEIVDNLEEIITNKIQQLSDDYTIEGSVAIHKSATVEKGVTLKGTIIISENCFIGAHAYLRGPIFLANSVIVGPGSEVKQAILFEKSAIAHFNFVGNSLIGENVNFEAGSICANHYNERIDKNISVKVNDQIISTGVTKFGALVGDDSKIGANAVLSPGTILEQNSIVNRLELVKQID
- a CDS encoding TolC family protein, yielding MKQLFFTLLFITSLSSFAQEEWTIEKCIEYASKNNLTVQQNTINQEIFNKNLELTYNAWLPTVSGYVDTNFTIGTYNPTIEKGYYQFAHSFGVQSSINIYSGGVVQLNKDKAALELEASKVQTAMTINDISLQVANYYLAVLLNKELKQVAVGNLTISKQLLDQNQKKFKAGSVAQSVVAQSESEVATNTREVVNAQIEIERALFNLAMLLQLNDYRNFAVTDVKIPDNVTSQLYNLDDVVETAYQNQPSVKHAELQIDVAAKETQIARTSLFPKVTGSFNFGTNYLQYFNKRLRQDALLEQLGHNVTGVFGVGVTIPIWNQYSYKINIQKALINEDLAKVGLLQSKQEVLKNVQSAYFEVNSSYASYDSSKEAVKYAKISYDFAQKSYNAGVINQYDFNRSRNDMMVAESQMLQAKYNYIFKQKVLDFYAGVPITLEEK
- the gldC gene encoding gliding motility protein GldC, whose product is MRTTNITVEIELDENHVPEKMTWNAPDGGISHEETKAMLLSVWDDKAKEALRIDLWTKEMTQDDMKRFFHQILISMSSSYERATEEKEVAERIAAFAEEFAIASKIKG